A section of the Paramisgurnus dabryanus chromosome 4, PD_genome_1.1, whole genome shotgun sequence genome encodes:
- the chst10 gene encoding carbohydrate sulfotransferase 10 isoform X1: MNLPAISNQKKKYGHGNKNAETKTRKIELGWMHYQNCSYKQVRRPNGGGTREIVVKKEDTVSYVLDIGKKLFFPEGESTKGNADDSNFMLCVSGSEEPLKENQTIVSLYEATHYKILRLYVCTRLRDQDCDQSKENDRHLTLKQPQLSSTPDVAPSTSCQYLHTPPSTSMNLNDEDEVVVFLGNDLDTSFDMVSDTLVYSPVHVDHVVTDTFLESVPSESGSVCILEEVMPVTEDPLQPTVSQEPINNYTFFENPRNVTESETIVVRRVHCVHDMIQAFSDKNILNANITFKRVLENGEEEAGIGDGVFQDCLTEFWETFFATRTCGTTYKIPTLHHTYQDREWEAVARIFAIGWLRFGYLPIQLAPPFLKEALSLPSSETSLMEVFFNYISPTEKDVLSEALQDFQSADMDEVLSVLSSHNCSVLPNQNNLQKIIEEIAHKEMMQQPAYIIKCWQPILQSIGETMTAEKLDQITENLQPKARSVAKSIKFPPTMSPSETAVSHHLLRFVRERDQRELGLFLRYCTGSDLFLSKTIQVTFKEMNEFSRRPIAHTCTQQLELACDYSTYAEFRSEFSSVLNTGVWIMDMI; this comes from the coding sequence ATGAATCTACCAGCAATTTccaatcagaaaaaaaagtATGGACATGGCAATAAAAATGCTGAAACCAAGACAAGGAAAATTGAGCTTGGCTGGATGCACTACCAAAATTGTAGCTACAAACAGGTAAGAAGACCCAATGGAGGTGGAACACGAGAAATTGTTGTTAAAAAAGAAGACACTGTGTCATATGTTCTGGATAttggaaaaaaacttttttttcctGAAGGTGAATCAACAAAAGGGAATGCTGATGATTCAAACTTTATGTTGTGTGTCAGTGGCTCTGAAGAACCACTTAAAGAAAACCAGACAATTGTCAGCTTGTACGAGGCAACACATTATAAAATCCTTAGACTCTACGTGTGCACAAGACTCAGAGATCAGGATTGTGATCAGAGTAAAGAAAATGACagacatttaacattaaagcaACCCCAGCTATCCTCCACCCCAGATGTAGCTCCGAGTACCTCATGTCAATATCTGCACACTCCTCCCTCTACGTCTATGAACTTAAATGATGAAGATGAGGTGGTGGTGTTTCTGGGTAATGATTTAGACACTTCCTTTGACATGGTCTCTGACACGcttgtatactcacctgtacatGTTGATCATGTGGTGACTGACACATTTCTTGAAAGTGTTCCATCTGAGTCAGGTTCAGTCTGCATCCTAGAAGAGGTCATGCCAGTAACAGAAGATCCACTCCAGCCAACTGTCTCCCAGGAACCAATAAACAATTACACATTCTTTGAAAATCCTAGAAATGTGACTGAAAGTGAAACAATTGTTGTACGCAGAGTTCACTGTGTACATGATATGATTCAGGCTTTCTCAGACAAAAACATACTAAACGCCAATATAACATTTAAACGTGTACTTGAAAATGGTGAGGAGGAAGCAGGCATTGGAGATGGAGTGTTCCAAGACTGTCTTACTGAATTCTGGGAGACATTTTTTGCAACAAGGACTTGTGGAACAACGTATAAGATACCCACTTTGCACCACACATATCAAGACAGAGAGTGGGAAGCTGTTGCACGAATTTTTGCCATTGGATGGCTGCGCTTTGGCTACTTGCCTATTCAGCTTGCACCTCCTTTTCTCAAAGAAGCACTTTCCCTTCCATCATCAGAGACCAGTCTAATGGAGGTGTTTTTCAATTACATTAGCCCAACAGAGAAGGATGTCTTAAGTGAAGCGCTTCAAGACTTCCAAAGTGCTGACATGGATGAGGTCCTAAGTGTACTTAGCAGTCACAACTGCTCTGTGCTTCCAAATCAAAATAATCTTCAAAAAATAATTGAAGAAATTGCACATAAAGAGATGATGCAGCAACCAGCTTACATAATAAAGTGTTGGCAACCCATTCTGCAATCTATTGGGGAGACCATGACTGCAGAAAAACTGGACCAGATAACTGAAAATCTCCAACCAAAAGCAAGAAGTGTAGCAAAGTCAATTAAATTCCCACCAACAATGTCTCCATCTGAAACAGCTGTATCACATCATCTCCTGCGATTTGTTAGGGAAAGAGACCAGAGAGAGCTTGGTCTTTTTCTCAGATATTGCACAGGGTCCGATTTATTTCTTTCCAAGACAATTCAAGTaacatttaaagaaatgaatgAGTTTTCAAGAAGGCCTATTGCCCACACTTGTACACAACAACTGGAACTGGCATGTGACTACAGCACCTATGCAGAATTTAGGTCAGAGTTTTCCTCAGTGTTAAACACTGGAGTTTGGATAATGGATATGATATAG